The Microbacterium sp. Nx66 genome contains a region encoding:
- a CDS encoding cytidine deaminase, whose translation MTDIDWDELRQVAADAMTKAYAPYSRYRVGAAALVSDGRIVAGCNVENASYGVTLCAECALVGDLFMSGGGQLVAFVCVNNDGETIMPCGRCRQLLFEHAVPGMLLETVSGIRTIDEVLPDAFGPRDLEDAR comes from the coding sequence ATGACGGACATCGACTGGGATGAGCTGCGGCAGGTCGCCGCGGATGCCATGACCAAGGCGTACGCGCCGTACTCGCGCTACCGCGTGGGAGCGGCGGCTCTCGTCAGCGACGGGCGGATCGTCGCCGGCTGCAACGTCGAGAACGCCTCCTACGGCGTCACGCTGTGCGCCGAGTGCGCGCTCGTGGGCGATCTGTTCATGTCCGGCGGCGGGCAGCTCGTCGCCTTCGTGTGCGTCAACAACGACGGCGAGACGATCATGCCGTGCGGCCGGTGCCGCCAGCTGCTGTTCGAGCATGCCGTACCCGGCATGCTGCTGGAGACCGTCTCCGGCATCCGCACGATCGACGAGGTGCTGCCCGACGCGTTCGGGCCGCGCGACCTGGAGGACGCACGATGA